One genomic segment of Hordeum vulgare subsp. vulgare chromosome 2H, MorexV3_pseudomolecules_assembly, whole genome shotgun sequence includes these proteins:
- the LOC123426895 gene encoding protein EPIDERMAL PATTERNING FACTOR 2-like, with the protein MRKSAGVGALALALALAMASCSCVTHGTRTTPSSGADALQPGREATPGGQAASPSSHQEKQGMMLKEGAVTGSRLPDCAHACGACAPCKRVMVSFRCAEASESCPIAYRCMCRGRFFRVPTL; encoded by the exons atGAGGAAGTCAGCTGGCGTGGGAGCTCTGGCGCTGGCCCTTGCGCTGGCCATGGCCTCCTGCTCGTGCGTGACCCATGGCACCAGAACCACACCAA GTTCAGGTGCCGATGCCCTGCAACCTGGCCGTGAGGCGACGCCCGGAGGGCAAGCGGCCTCGCCGTCGTCCCATCAGGAGAAGCAAGGGATGATGCTCAAGGAGGGAGCGGTGACGGGGTCGCGGCTGCCGGACTGCGCGCACGCGTGCGGGGCGTGCGCCCCGTGCAAGCGGGTCATGGTGAGCTTCCGGTGCGCCGAGGCCTCCGAGTCGTGCCCCATCGCCTACCGCTGCATGTGCCGCGGCAGGTTCTTCCGCGTCCCCACCCTCTAG